CAGCATCGGGCTTGCTAAGTGGCAGCTCTTGACCAGCTGTGTGCTGGCCTCGTGGCAAATTGTAATTAGTCAGTCCTTCTAATGTGTTGTGGTCGGCATGGATGCACATCACTTGCTTTTTACTTTCGCAACCGAGCCGGGCATACCTGCTTGGGCTGCAGAAGTAGTTTTTTCAGAACGTCCGCTTTGATTTTTTGTTGGAAAAATATAGATTTTTTAGATCTTGCATTATCCTTCTCGAAGTGTCATAATCATGAGCGAAATGTCCACAAGTTAAATGACCATCCGGAGCTTGGTGGCAATTAGATTAGGATGTTCTGGGACGAATGCACGGGGGTATGTGGCCAAGATTTGGTGATGCATCACATTAGGAGGGGTTGCTTAAATTCTCAATAAATAGGGAAGGCAGTATCCTTAGCCCATTCACCTCATTTCCTCATTCTCCAGAGTTTAGAAAGAGAGGTGTGAAGGTACACGGCGTCACTTCAGTTCTCCTTCCTTATTTCTAACCAGAATCTTGTTTTTGCCTTCTGGTGGGTTGTTCTGCGTCTACGGAAACAATATTGCACATATCAAAGCGTAAAAGTAGCCATTACTTAACAATTTCttagggaaaaaaaaacatcaaccgCTTAATCTTGAAATAGGCTACTATTGAATTTGTCCTAATAATTGCAACAACACAACAACAGCTCATGGCGCATAGTTTCTTCGTTCATCCCCGTTACATACAAGAACATAATGTGCACAGCAATGTACTGGTTGGCGCATCAAACTACACGGCAAATTCTAATTTCTATTTATAACAAAGTGGGAAGGAAGCCCTCAACCTGCAAAAGGATACCAAACGGCAGTTTCAAAGTCCTCTTGGCCTCAAAAATTTGATCTCATCATCTGGAACAACCAGCCATCAGCAATATCCCTTGAAAGAGTTCTTCATTCTATCGAAAGAAGCTCGCCAACAGAACCTCTCTTCCAAGTTTTTGAAGCTGATAGCAACCCATAGGAAAAGCAGGAGGCAGACCCAGAGGGCCAGGTCCATGACGAGCGAAGTCCTTGGCTGCGAGGTGATGAAGGTCAGCATGAGGCTGGAGTAAGCTACCACGAACGGCCACCGGACCCGGCGAGAGTTCACCGGCACTCCGGTGAGCAAATACACGGTCATGAGCATCGAGCTGCCGAAGCCCATCCAACTGGCGGTCATGAAGAGCCAGTACCGCTTCCGGTGCCTGTCGCGCATGATGGGGTCCCCCGCAGTATGGTCGCCCACCTTGTCGTCCTGCCAGCAGCCACCAGGGATGTTGGTTCCCACCTGGTACGTTAACGCCGTGATCAGAGTCGCCACCACGAGAAGTGTGTTGCTCTCGTTGCCCTCCCATCCTGGCAGGCGCCGCCGTGGACACTGAGAGGGATCCTGTTTGTCTTCTGGCTGTCCTGATGATGAGGACAACGTTGCAACTACGTAGGTTTCGGATTCAGACATGGTGGCTGGATTGCTTTATGGACTTCGTTTTCCTCCTGGTGGTTTTAAGTCAGGGCTCCCAAGGTTGGGGGAGGAAGAGAAAGGCAAGAAGAAGGTGGAAAGCAAGGGAATGAATTagaggagaggagggatttTGAGGCGTACCCTTGCTATCTGATGATTGCCGTGTATGTGAAGGTAATTAACTCGGTTGATGATGGCCACCATCTTATAATTTTGGggatttatttaaaatatgaaGTCTTCATTGACTCCGAAGCTTCGGCTCTCTTTCAGAAATCTCTCGGAAATCTCTTAAGTCTGTGTCTTTCCGCGTGTCGGCAGGATTGCTCCGAAGGTAATTTGAGTGGAAACGCGTACATAACGAAGGGAAGATTTGTCCACATGAATTCTTGTCCTCACTTCACAAACCTGGTTTAGTCTTGGGAAGACTGAACGACTATGAACGActtcaaaatatattatatatattctgaGAGAAATGCCGAATAAACTAACAACATTTCATGGCCTCTTTCTCtgaattctgatttttttttatttcgtaAGAACAAGCGAGTGGACGTCCCTCCGCCAATAAAACATTATTGGCAAAGGGCATAAGGCAGTCAGAACGCCAAAGTGGAGGGTTGTGGGATGAAGTACCCAGGCCGCAAGTACGTCAACGAGCTAGTTTTCTTTCGCGGAAAGGAGTTTTCCccctaaaaatatgattttcgagaaaaaaattttttttaaaaaaatattgaaaatgtacttttggcatgtttggttaaacatggaaaagtgacagattttcagagtgcttatgtttggttgaccatctatttttctgagaaagttatatgtaattcctattatacctttaataaaaattaaatctttaatgcctctttaatgctgaagggcatttttggaaaaaaaaataaagatggagtCCATAAAGCAGATTGATATCGAAAAAACagattaattattttttcacaCAAAAGATACAACTTAGCTCTGGTTTAGATATGGTTGTTGCAAAAAAGAGAGCATACGATCGGATGAGGTGGGACTTTGTGGCTCAGTCACTGGAGTGCTTCGGCTTTCACCCACTCTGGATACAGTAGATTTACGGGTGCATTCACTCTCCTTCCTTTGCTTTTTTAGTGAACGGCTCCCTAATGCAGTTCTTAATGTCATCGGTGGGTTTGAGATAAGGTTGCCCCTTGCCACCATTGCCGTTCATCATTAGCGCAGACTACCTATCTAGAGCCCTCCGGTCAACCGCGACTAGACAGGTGGTGGAGGCCTACAGGTCGGCGCTGGGTACGCCCTCGATATCTCATTGTTGTTCATAGATGATTACTTGCTGCTAGTCAGGGCGACGAGGAGGTCGGCCTCGGTGCTGCGGAGGGTGTTGGAGGAGTATTGTGCGGCTTCTGGCTAGAGTATCAACTTAGCAAAGTTGGCGATCTGTTTTGGCCCAAAAATTCAGGCTGAGGTGAAGGCTTCCATTATGGCGACCCTGGGGATTGAGGAACAGGAGGGCATCGTGAGGTATCTGAGGGTACCGATCACAAGCCAGCATCTTCATAAGGGGGACTGCCTCCCCATGGAGCAGAGTATTAGGTGGAGGTTGGAGGGTGGCAGGGGAGCGCCCTATCCACGATGGGCAAAATCATTTTGGTGCGGTCAGTCCTCAGCTCAATACCTATCTGTCTTATGTCTAACATTGTGATGCCCATTGGAGTGCTATAGTGTATGGAGCGCCTGTTCAGGGGCTTCATTTGGCGGAGGTAGGAAGTAGTTGGGGGTCCATTTGTTGGCATGGGATACAGTTTGCTAGTCGACTAGATGGGGTGGACTGGAAATTCACTCCTTGATTGAGCGACAAGAGGTTTTCGCTACCAGGTTGACAGTCAGATTTATCCTGGAGCCGGCGAGTCTTTGGGGCTTCCTGATGAGAGCCAAGTACGGGGATCCGACGGATCCTTCAGTCTTTCGCGTGGGTCGACGGAGTTCCTTTATCTGGTGAAGGATTTGCTCTTGAGCTTCTTTGGTGCTACCGGAGATCGGATGGAAGATTGGCGACGGTCGTGGCGTGGATGCCTTAGGGGATTGTTGGTTGGGTGACTTGCCTCTTTGTCGGTGGCCCACTTTGTTCGACCCACAATGGCTAGAGGGTCGCAGAGTAGGCAACTTGGATTGTCCCAGAAGAGCGGAGGTGGGATGAGGACTTTGTCAGGAGGGCCTTTGGTGAGCAACTGGCTGAGTGGGTATTGGCGATGCCACTTCTAGTGAATATGGCCGATGACAGAAGGGTGTGGGGCAGGACTGGCAGGACGAAGGTGCGCATGGGGGACCTACTGGAGCTATTGAGGAGGCCGTCGGTATGGCAAATTGAGGGGAGCTGGATCTGGCGATTGCACACCCAACCCCGGGTGGCCGTGTTTATCTAGAAAGTTGCTTGGAGGTGCCTGCCCACTAGAGGAGTTCGGGCTCGGCGAGGGGTCAGCATACCCCCAGGTTGCTGGACCTGCCCAAAGGTGGAGAAATCTATCAATCATGTGCTCTTCGGTTGCCAACAGGCGATCCAGATTTGGGAATGTGCGTCAGGTTCCTCTGACATGCCGCAGCGATGGTTGTCGATAGAGAGTTTCATGATCTTTCTGAGGGATTCCTATCGGAGGCCTGCCCGGGTGGAGCAGGGGATTAAGGTGGCCTATCTGGCTTATCATTATTGGCTAGAGAAGAACGTACGAGTTTTTGAGCACAGAGGGGCGTAGTCGAGGCTGGTGGTGGATAGAGCACCTCTCCATACGGTGAAAGTCCTTGGCGTCACTGCGTCGTCATCCCTTGGGTTGGCTAGAAAAATTTGGGGTTCTCATTTCACTCTTGTAGCGTCCAGGACCACGCTCGTCTCCTGAGAGCCCCCACTACCTAGTTTTCTCAAGGTGAGTTTTGACGGCAATGTCAGGGAAGACGGTCACGCTGGTGCGGGGTTTGTTATCAGAGATCAGAAGGCCGATTTGTGGTGACTGGGGGTCAACAGGTTTTCGATTAGAGTGCGGTCGGCACTGAGGTTGGAGCCGCATGGGAGGGCATCTTCTATACGAGGCGCGTGTTGGGCGCAGACTGTATTGTCTTGGAGGGAGATTCAGCCTCGGTGATTGAGTAGATCCATGACTCAGGTCATGCGGATGGCAGGTTGCGACTGATACACAACATTTGTAGCCTCTTAGGAGAGTGTGCCTTCCATTAGGTCGCCCATATCTATTGTGAGGTAAATAGCGCGGCAGATTGGGTGGCTTCTTTTGCGGCTCACCATTTTGGAGATTTTGTTTGGGACAATCATGTCCCAGTCCCGTCTCTCTTGtattcttcccttctttctgACTTTATGGGTTGCACCCACACTCGCTGTGTGTGAGGTGCcgatgtacccaaaaaaaagaaagaagaggagccaTGTATCTACAAAAGTATAGCAGATCTTAGTGATATGGTTCTCTAGTAGTCTGTTAGGGTGTCTGAGCACTTGCCTCCCTGGGTTCTCCCTTTTTTCATGATTGTATAGGTAGAGAAGCTTACCTACCACTGAAGAATTAGGGGTATGTGGGGCGGCCAGGAATGACTGGCCTCGGTATGGCCCGAATATCAGGCGTGTTTTGCATGCGGATGATGTCCTGCTTGTCACACCGACAGGATTTTGGTGATCATCGAGGCTCCTAGCTAAGATACTGCCAACCGTGGAGAGCTCTCGAGATTCGAATCCGATCACACGGCGTCGGGCTTGCCAGATGGCAGCTCTTGACCAGCCACGTGCTGGCGTTGTGGTGAATTCTATTGGTCGGTCCTTATGTAGAGCTATAGTCAGCTTGGATACATATCACTATCTAATGTATCTTAGTATCAGGGTGAGGTGCATACTAGATTGAGAGGCAGGCACACAAATTGAAAATCCAAGCTTTCTTATAAGTTGGAAAGTCTCCTCACCCTACCTCCAAGCAGTGAAACACAAAAGGAATTTAGCAAGTCCCTAGGTATAAGCACATTAGCTAATATTTATCATCCAACGACATAAATCAGTCTTTCATCAAATTGGCACCTTAGGAAGATGCCTTGAAGGGTTATGTCAGCACATACTGTCACGCCTCCGCCTCTGCGGAGCACGTGCgacacccagtgcccacgtaggGGCCACATGagaggggaacacggggctcccctgccagatattgtctggTTTCGGAGCTCACACGCGTGCCGAACGCACCGCTCAGACCCctctccgattttgttttccacccaaaatacgtctgcaggatttggagacacccgccttatATGCCCAAGttctagaacgagtctttccgatgtaggacttttgggcctcacacccttctcaccatcggacaagagccgtcctcggctctgataccaaatgttacGCCCCCAACTCCGCGGGGCACGtgcggcacccagtgcccacgtgggggccacataagggggaacacggggctcgcCTGCCCGATATTGTCTGGTTCCGGGGCCTGCACGCACGTTGTACGCACCGCTCAGactcctccccggttttgttttccatccaaaatgcgtatgcaggatttggagacacccgcctcatatgccctaGCTCTGAAATGAGTCTTTCTGATGTGAGACTATTAGGCCTCACACTTTGGAGTCTGAGCCATGCGTGCGGCGCGCGTGGAAGCTCCAGAACCGGATAATATCTGGCAAAGGAGCCCCATGTTCTCCCCTCATGTgccccccacgtgggcactaggtgccacACGTGCTCCGCGGAGGCGGGAGTGTgccatttggtatcagagccgaggacgactcttgtccgatggtaggaagggtgtgaggcccaatagtcccacatcagaaAGACTCATTCCAGAGCCTAGGCATATGagacgggtgtctccaaatcctgcagacgtatTTTGGGTAGAAAATAAAATCGGAGAAGGGTCTGACCGGTGCGTGCAGCGCGCGTGCGGGCTCCAGAACCAGATAATATCGGATAGAAGAGCTCGTGTCTCCCCCCCCCTCatatggcccccacgtgggcactggatgCCGCACGTGCCCCTTAAAAAAGCGGGGGCGTGACACATATGGTGGAGTTTGCGAAGTAGAGGCTTTCAAACGAAACTTTTGGAAAGAAGATTGCATATATCAAAGCATAAAAGTAGCCATTACTAAACATtttctgagaaaaaaaaaacatcaaccgATTAATCTTGAAATAGACTACCTTTGAAATCGTCCTAATGATTGTAACAACACAACAACAGCTCAAGGCGCATGGTTTCTGCGTTCATCCCCGTCACATACAAGAACGTAATGTGCACAGCAATATACGGGTTGGCGCATCAAGCTACACGCCAAACTCTAATTTCTCTTTAGAACGGAGTGGGACGGCTGAAGCCCTCGACCTGCAAAAGGATACCAAACGGCAGGCTGAAAGTCCTCTTGACCTCAAAAATTTGATCTCATCATCTGGAACAACCAGCCATCACCAATATCCCTTGAAAGAGTTCTTTATTCTATCGAAAGAAGCTCGCCGACAGAATCTCTCTTCCAAGTTTTTGAAGCTGATAGCAGCCCATAGGAAAAGCACGAGGCAGACCCAGAGGGCCAGGTCCATGGTGAGCCGAGTCCTTGGCCGCGAGGTGATAAAGGTCACCATGAGGCTGGAGCAAGCTACCACGAACGGCCACCGGACCCGGCCAGAGTTCACCGGCACTCCGGTGAGCAAATACACGATCATGAGCATCGAGCTGCCGAAGCCCATCCAACTGGCGGTCATGAAGAGCCAGTACCGCTTCTGGTGCTCGTCGCGCATGATGGGGTCCCCCGCAGTATATACGCCCATCTTGTCGTCCTGCCAGCAGCCATCAGGGATGTAATTGGTTCCCACCTGGTACGTTAACGCCGTGATCAGAGTCGCCACCACGAGGAGTGTGTTTCTCTGGTTGCCCTCCCATCCTGGCAGGCGCCGCCGTGGACACTGAGAGGGATCCTGCAGTTTGTCTTCTGGCTTTCCTGATGATGAGGGCGACGTTGCAACTACGTGGGTTTGGGATGCAGACATGGTCACTGAATTGCTTTATGGACTTCGTTTTCCTCCTGGTGGTTTTAAGTCAGGGGCTCAGGGCTCCCATGGTTtgggggaggaagagagaggctaGAAGAAGGTCGAATGCTAGAGAATGAATTGGACAAGAGAAGGGATTTTGAGGCGTGCCGTTGCTATTTCATCATTGCTGTGTATGTGAAGGTAATTAACTCAGTTGGTGATGGCCACCATCTTGGGCTTTATTTAAAATATGAAGTCTTCATTGACTCGGAAGCTTCGGCTCTCCTTCAGAAATCTCTCGGAAATCTCTAGGTTCCTGACTTTCCGCGTCCTGCCCCGACGGTAATTTGAGTTGATACGCGTACATAACGAGGGGAAGATTTGTCCGCATGAATTCTTTTCCTCACTTCACAAACCTGGTCAAGTCTTGGGAAGCGTAATCGACTGTGAACGACCACAGTCGTTCCTATAAAACTTCTATAAAAGAGTTTTGAGTCCATCCCTTTCTATAAAGCCTCTGCATTTTTGTGCTTCACAATTACCATAGAAGTAATGCTAGATCAGATGGGTCCTCCAATTGCCATATGTTGTTGGGTCGTTACTGCAGAAATTTTTCAGCTCCCTCCCCAGTAGATAACATTATTGATTCTGACTGCCAAGCTAGACTCCAAACCTCCTGGAGATTTGGGATGAAAGAACATCATATGATCGATGCATCCAGTTACTGTAGCAGATCTCTAGCATACTCCATCATGCATCCCGATTCAATGTAGTATAATGATGCAACTGGGATATATATGTTCACAAGCCAACTTCTACATAACCATTTGCACCTTGTTACGCGCTCACCACACCAATCACCTCATCTCATTTCTATGGACCCCATCTATCATGCGCTCATCTCAAATAACCGCCCACCCACTCACCTTGTCTCAGTTTGTTTCTATGGTGCGCCACCGATGTGGTGCACGTGATATATTTGAGACTGACGGTATGAGCCGATAAAAAATCAGAACTAGATAATCAAGATTATGCAAAAGAATATTATTTATGTGGTTCGATCTATTGACCTATATCCATTGGAAGAGACTATGGAAAAGCTTcactatatatataataaaaaaaattacagatTTTAGAGTATAAGATTATCTCACAAACTCAAGCCCTCAATTTATCCGATCTTTAAGACACTCAGTTGCTCCCTTCCTTCAAGGTTACAagcgatatatatatatatatatatatatatatatataaaatagagTGAATCAATCTATATTTGAACTGGTATTTTTACAATAATCAAGTTAGGGCAATATATAATTGGTGTCTTAAGTCAGTGTGGATTCGAGCTTATATCCTCACTTGACCATCTAGAACTGATGTGCACTTGACTTTCTAGAAGTAAACTTAAAGACATACTTTATTTCGCGTTGTTGGGCCTTGAGATCCCCTCCCCTGGGTTTGGGCTTGGCCTCAAAGCCCTCGAAGGTAGAACCAGACCTTGGTGGTTTAACCATCTTGGATGGGGTTTGTGGGCTAGGAGTCTTACGGATGTCCACAAGCCCAATGTCCATCCCAGGGGAATCAATTGTCTTACAAGTGTTATCTGTAAGAGATGTTTTTTATTTTcacaaaacaaaataaatataataaaaatagaaatatgaaCGGTTATAAACAAATAATTTGAATACATACAAATTTCtataagataaaaataaaataaaaaaagaacaaaataaatattgaaCATATATTAATCgaatgaaaaaaattaaaataaaataaattttaaagtgAAGTAagcaaaaaaattctaaaaaatttaaaacttatAAATGCATAATTAGGGCAAACATCCAAATTGCTGAAATAGAAATCTTATAATATTAAAAAGTGAAAAATaagtataaaaaataaaataacaattgAAATAACTGTCATTTTCCAAGCTAGTGTATAGCTTTCGATGATCATTATACCGTTCGACCACGAAAAAGGGAGGCTATCAAAACATCCAAAGACGATGCACATATAGTATTGGCAATGCTATACAATCAATTGTACTCCGTTCGACAACCATCCATTTCCGTATCGGGATGATATGGCAACAATTAAGGACTCTATAGTTTTTTGTGGTGCAAAATAATTGTGTCATATGGATTTGGTCTATATAATTTCCAAGGGCAGTATGGTGGCTTGCAAATTGGTGATTTAGTAGTTATATCATGGTATGGAAGTGTTTTGAGAATCTTGGATAGGCAGTACCTGGCTTGAAAGGCGGAGCCATGAAATATAGCTATGTCGAGTTGTGGAGCACTTTTGGAAAGAGTCTACATTATGACATGAAAATGCGCATAAGTGTTGTGGTTGATCTgaagggtcggattgctagcaGGCAATCAAGAGTGCTGCATGCATTCAGCTCAACAAATTTGTCAGTTGATGCATGGaggttcaattttgtttagtaaGATTTTTGCATCTTAGAATCTATATCATATAATTTATCTCGAAAATGGATAGCTAGAAAATGCATTTTTGGGCATGGTACGTGGGATGTCATGGGGACGAAGGAAAGAAGCCTATCTTCGAAGGTCGAAATTGATTCGCACGCTACTATGCAAAAGCCGCGCCGCAAAACCCACGGGCGACAAGGAGAGCAGGGGTCTCGTCTACGTCTTTCACTCCCGCGAGAGGCGGATCATCCAGCGCTCGGCCGCTCCGCTTCTTGAGGTACGATCTCCaccatctctttctttctttgactTGCCGACCGCCGGctctcccctctccccctcATCTCCCTGTCTCCACGCCGCGGCGGCGGGTCATCTCGTCCGAGTCACCTCACTCGCTTTAGGATCGGGCTGGGCAGGGGCGGACCCGGTAGACGGGGTCAA
Above is a genomic segment from Phoenix dactylifera cultivar Barhee BC4 chromosome 2, palm_55x_up_171113_PBpolish2nd_filt_p, whole genome shotgun sequence containing:
- the LOC103715568 gene encoding uncharacterized protein LOC103715568, which encodes MSESETYVVATLSSSSGQPEDKQDPSQCPRRRLPGWEGNESNTLLVVATLITALTYQVGTNIPGGCWQDDKVGDHTAGDPIMRDRHRKRYWLFMTASWMGFGSSMLMTVYLLTGVPVNSRRVRWPFVVAYSSLMLTFITSQPRTSLVMDLALWVCLLLFLWVAISFKNLEERFCWRASFDRMKNSFKGYC
- the LOC103715576 gene encoding uncharacterized protein LOC103715576; this translates as MSASQTHVVATSPSSSGKPEDKLQDPSQCPRRRLPGWEGNQRNTLLVVATLITALTYQVGTNYIPDGCWQDDKMGVYTAGDPIMRDEHQKRYWLFMTASWMGFGSSMLMIVYLLTGVPVNSGRVRWPFVVACSSLMVTFITSRPRTRLTMDLALWVCLVLFLWAAISFKNLEERFCRRASFDRIKNSFKGYW